The nucleotide window GTCCGTCCATCCGTGGCGGGCACCGGTTGCGCCGGCGCCTGCTTCAGGACCAGCCACAACGCCAGCGCTATCAGCGCGCCACCATAGACGTAGGCCCAGGACAGCGGCTCGCCGAGCAGCAAAGCGCCCCAGAACACACCGAACGGCGGAATGATGAAGGTGACGGTCAGGGTCTTGACCGGGCCGATATCGGCGAGCAGGCGGAAGTACAGAATGTACGCAAACGCCGTGCAGACCACGCCGAGGCCGATCAGGCTCAGCCATACGGAACCGCCGCCCCAGCTTGCCGGCGGCGCCTGCAGGAGCGATACACCGAACAGCGGAAGCAGGCAGAGCGTGGCACCGGCCTGACTGCCGAACGCCACCAGCTCGCTACCGAGGCCGCCGTGATGGTTGATCCAGCGCCGCGTCAGAAAGCCACCGAGCCCGTAGCAGGCGGTCGCGCCGAGGCAGGCGAGGGCGCCGATCAAAAGATCGGCATCGAATGACACCGGCCCGGTGCGCGTCAGCACCATCACGCCGGCCAATCCGCAGAGCACCCCGACGACCTTGGCCAGCGTCAGCTCCTCGGCGAAGAACAGCGCGCCGATGAGCACGCCCATCAGCGGCGTCGTCGCATTGAAGATCGCCGAATAGCCGGCCGGCAGCAGCTGGGCGGCGAGCGCGTACAACGCGAAGGGAACGCCGGAATTGATCACGCCGAGCAATAGGCACAGGCCGAGCTTGCCGCGAAAATCCCAGCGAGTGCGCCACGCCAGCAAGATCACCAGCAGCCCGAGGGTGGCCAGCACAACGCGGAAGAAGGCGGTGGGAAAGGTCCCGAGCACCGGGGCGATCACCCGCATGAACAGAAAGCTGGCACCCCAGATGGCGGCCAGGCTGATGAGGCGGAACAGGTCGATGGCTCGCATGTGGCGCTCCTGTCGCGGAGCGGCAAGTGTTGTCGGTGCCCGCGCAGCCGGCAAGCCGGAAGCGACTTTCAAAGCCAGTGCCTGACGGTCGGCCGACTTTCCTTGCGCGGGGGCACTGGCTAAGCTCGCCATTCCTTCCTTGCCGCAGAGACTCCCATGGAGCAGCAACCGGCTACCGAAATCGCCCGGCAGATACTGCTGGGCTTCGATGACTACCGCGAGCAGTTCCGCCTGATTACCGAGGGCGCGCGGGCGCGCTTCGAGCAGGCGCAGTGGCAGGAGGCGCAACAGGCCTCGGCGGCACGGATCGCGCTCTACGAGCAGAAGGTCAGCGAAACCCACCGCCGCCTGCTGGCGCGTTTCCCCAAGGAGCCGCTGCTTCAGGTCGAGTACTGGCCGCAGATCAAGAGCGCCTACATCGAACAAATCAATCCGCGCTTCGACGATGAGCTGTCCGAAACCTGGTACAACTCGATCTTCTGTCGGCTGTTCAGCCACGATTGCATCAGCGACGGCACCATGTTCATCCATACCACCCGCCCGTCGGCTCAGGCCCGCCAGCGGGTGGCGCAGACGCGCAAGTATTTGCCCAAGGGCGATCTGACCGGCGCGCTGGAGCAGATACTCGACGACTTCGCCTTCGCCGTGCCCTATGCCGACCGAGCGGGCGATCTGGCGCGGCTGCAGGGGCAGCTCTGCGATTCGCTGCCGGACTGGGTGTGCAAGGACCCCGAGCTAACCATCGAGCTGTTCGCTTCGGTGCTCTACCGCAACAAGGGCGCCTACCTGATCGGCCGCATCTTTACGCGTGACGAGCAATGGCCGCTGGCGATCCCGCTGCTGCACCGCGAGGGCAAAGGCATCGTCGCCGATGCGCTGATCACCGACGAGGCGGAAGTGTCGATCATCTTCTCCTTCACGCGCTCGTACTTCATGGTCGAGGTGCCGATTCCGCTGGAGTTCATTGGCTTCCTCAAACGCATCCTGCCCGGCAAGCACATCGCCGAGCTGTACACCTCGATCGGCTTCTACAAGCAGGGCAAGTCGGAGTTCTACCGCGCGCTGATCAACCACCTGGCCGGCACCGACGACCGATTCATCATGGCGCCCGGCGTGCGCGGAATGGTGATGAGCGTGTTCACCCTGCCGGGCTTCAACACAGTGTTCAAGGTCATCAAGGACCGCTTCTCGCCGATCAAGAGTGTCGACCGCGCCACCGTGATCGAGAAGTACCGCTTGGTGAAGAACGTCGACCGGGTAGGGCGCATGGCCGATACCCAGGAGTTTGCCGATTTCCGATTTCCCGTTTCCAAGTTCGACCCCGATTGCCTGGCCGAACTGCTGGAGGTTGCGCCGTCGACCGTGCAGGTACAGGACGACACGGTGCTGGTGCGCCACTGCTGGACCGAACGACGCATGACGCCGCTGAATCTCTACCTGGAAAACGCCAGCGAACAGCAGTGCATCGAGGTACTGGAGGACTACGGACTGGCGATCAAGCAGCTGGCGGCGGCGAATATCTTTCCCGGCGACATGCTGCTGAAGAACTTCGGCGTCACCCGCCACGGCCGCGTGGTGTTCTACGACTACGACGAAATCTGCTTTCTCACCGAGGTGAACTTCCGACACATCCCGCCGCCACGCTACCCGGAGGACGAGATGGCCTCCGAGCCCTGGTACTCGGTCGGTCCCAACGACGTGTTTCCCGAAGAGTTTCCGCGCTTTCTCTTCACCGATCCGGCGTTGCGTCGGCTGTTCGCGCGGTTGCATGGCAACCTGTACGACGCCGATTACTGGAAGGGGCTGCAGGAGGCCATTCGCGCCGGCAAGGTGATCGACGTGTTCCCGTATCGTCGCAAGGGTGAGCGCTACTGAGGCGCGTGCCGGCGAGCGATCTTTGAACGCTTGCGCACGGGCGGCGGTCGCAACTAGCAGGAGGCGCGGCTCATGCGTGGCCGAGGAGCACCGCTTGCGTTACGAGGCGGGCAATTGGCCCCGAGTTGGATTACGCTGTTGATGAAGCCGGCATGGCTCCGATGTGGCCCGTTATCAAGCAGGAGGGTTCGACCATGAAAGCAAGGCTCAGAGAAATGTGCTGGAAGCTGGCTGTTACGCTCGGGCTGGTCGAGCCGCCGCGCATGCAGCCCATCCCCATCCGCGCGGAACGCGACCCCGCCGCACAACGGCGCCGGTAAGCCGATAGCGCAATCGTCAGCCCTGCCGTTGCGGTTGCGCCGGTCCGCCTCGTTCGGTGGCACGCTGGTAAGCCGGGCGTTGGCGGATGCGCTGGAGAAAATCCATCAGACGTGGACGGCTTGCGTCCAGGCCGGCGCGGGCCTGCGCCGCCTCTAGCGGAAAACTCATCTGAATGTCGGCGGCGCTGAACGCATCGCCGGCAAACCACTTCGATTGTTCCAGCGCCGCTTCCATGTGATCCAGATGCGTTTTCAGCTGCGGCCCGATGAAGGCCGATTGCGCGCCTTTGGCGATGGCGCGCGCCACCGGCCGCACGAAGAACGGTAGCGGCCCCTCGGCGATCCGGTCGAAGACCAGCTTGAGCAGCAGCGGTGGCATCGCCGAGCCTTCGGCATAGTGCATCCAGTAGCGAAAGCGCAGGTGCTCGGCGCTGCCGCTGGGTGGCATCAGGCGGCCATTGCCGTAGCGCTCCAGCAGGTATTCGAGGATCGCCGCCGATTCGGCGAGCGTCAGCTCACCGTCCGTCACCACCGGCGATTTGCCGAGCGGATGAACGGCCTTCAGCTCCGGCGGAGCGAGCATGGTCTTCGGGTCGCGCGCATAGCGTTCGACTTCGTAGAGCAGTTCCAGCTCTTCCAGTAGCCACAGAACGCGGTGCGAGCGGGAATGCTCCAGATGATGGACGGTGATCATGGCGTTTCCTCGTGACGGCCCGCGGCAAGCATAGACGGCCTGCGCCGATCGGCTCGCTATGGCAGACTGCGCCGCCGAGGTGAAGCCATGTCCCGACCCCGCTGCCCGCGCTGCCAGCGCCCCCTGATGCAGTGCCTGTGTGCGCTGATTCCGTCGCTCGAGAGCCGAACGCAAGTGCTGATCGTGCAGCACTCGAGCGAGGCCGGGCACGCGCTCAATACCGCGCGGCTGGCGGCGCTCGGTCTGCGTAATGCGCAGTTGCTCGTCGGCGAACACTTCGAAGAGCCGTGCGGCGATGGCCGTCCCACCTATCTGCTGTTTCCCGGCGAGGATGCGCTTGAGCTGGGCAGCCTGGCCGGCCGCGCGGAGCCGGTGCGCCTCGTCGTGCCGGACGGCACCTGGCGCAAGGCGCGCAAGCTGCTGCATGTGAATCCCTGGCTGGCGGCCCTGCCGCGAGTGGCGCTGCCGCCTGGACAGCCGTCGCGCTATCGCCTGCGCAAGGCGCCGGCGGCCGATGCGCTGTCGACCGTCGAGGCAGTGGCCTTTGCGCTGAACGGGCTGGAGAGCACCACGCGTTTCGAGGCGCTGTTGCGGCCGTTCGACGCGTTGATCGAAGGGCAGATTGCCGCGATGGGCGAGGAGGTCTATCGCCGCAACCACGCGCGCTGACAGCCTTGTGAGGCTGTTGGTGCATAAGCTGCCTCGCCCTTTCAACAACCGGTTAGCGCTCGCGTAGCGCCTCGTAACGGGCCTTGAGCACCGGCTTGAGCATGTAGTCGAGGACGCTCTTCTGCCCGGTGATGATGTCCACCGTGGCGACCATGCCGGGAATGATGACCAGCGGACGCTCGGGCGAACCCAGGACGTTCTTCTCGGTGCGCACCTGGATCAGGTAGAAGCTGCGGCCTTCGCGGTCGGTGATGGTGTCGGCGCTGATCAGCTCCAGGTTCGCCTTCAGGCCGCCGTAGATGGTGTAGTCATAGGCGCTGAATTTCACCATCGCGCGCTGGCCCGGATGCAGGAAGGCGATGTCCTGCGGGCGTACGCGCGCTTCGATCAGCAGGTTGTCTTCCAGCGGCACGATCTCCAGCAAGTTGCTGCCCGGTTGCACCACGCCGCCGATGGTATTTACGTTCAGCTGCTTGATCACGCCGTGCACCGGCGAGACGACGGAGGTGCGGCTGACGCGATCCTGAATCGCCACGCTGGTCGCGGTGATCTTCTGCAGGTGCGTGCGGGTCTCGTTCAGTTCCTTGAAGGCGTCGGCGCGAAAGGCCAGTTCGGACTGCTCGATGCGGCTCTGGATTTCCTTCGCCGCCGCTTCGGCGCGCGGCAGGGCGAGGGTGGTTGCATCCAGCGCGCCGCGCACGTCCACCATGCTGCGGCGCAGGCGCAGGATCTCCACTTCCGATACCGCACCGGCCGCAACCAGCGGGCTGGACATGTTCAGTTCCTGCTGGATCAGCCCGAGACTGGCGCGGTATTGCTGCTGCTTGGAGCGAAACTCCGCGACTTCCTGCTGCTTCTGTGCCAGTTGCTCGCGCAGGATGCTCTGCTCGCTCTGCAGGCGCTGCTGGCGTGACTGATAGAGCGCCATCTGATCCTCGGCCAGCTGCGGCTGGGCGCGCGTGATCGCCTCCGAGAGCACCAGCGGCGTGCCTTCGGCCTCCGCGGTGAGCCGCTCGACGTGGGCTTGCAGGGCGAGGCGCTCGACTTCCGACTCCTCCTGATTTGAAAGAAAACGGGTGTCGTCCAGGCGCAGCAGCATGTCGCCCTTGTTCACCACCTGGCCCTCACGCACGAAGATTTCCGCGACGATGCCGCCTTCCAGGTTCTGGATCGTCTGCACCTTGCTCGACGGAATGGCCTTGCCCTCGCCAGTGGTGACTTCGTCGAGCACGGCGAAGTGCGCCCAGGTCAGCGCGGCGGCGATCAGCAATGCCACCAGCCATACCGTCAACCGGCTGATCCACGGCGAGTCCTCGAGGATCGCGCCCTGTAGCGCCGGCATGAACTCGGCGTCCTGCCGCGTTCGCGCGGCGCCGGGGAAATAGACCCAGGGAAAGAACCTCATGCCAAAACTCCCGCAGACAGGGCACAGGGATACCGCATGGCACAGACCGTCATACCGACGCCTGACCGATATGGCCTTTGCGCAGCGCCTCGATCACCGCCGCCTTGGGGCCATCGGCGACCACGCGGCCGTGGTCCAGCACGACCAGCCGCTCGACCAGGCTCAGCATGGACATGCGGTGGGTGATCAGCAGCAGCGTCTTGCCGTTCGCCCAGGCCTGCAGGTGCTGGCGCAGGGTATCTTCGGTGCTGTTGTCCAGCGCACTGGTCGGCTCGTCGAACAGCAGAATCGGCGGATCGAGCAGCAGCGCGCGTGCCATCAGCACCATCTGCCGCTGGCCGCCGGAAAGCAGCTGTCCGCGCTCGCCCACCGGGCGGTCGAAACCCAGCGGATGCTGGCGCGCCAGTTCGTGCGCGCCGGTCAATTGGGCAACCTCGAGCATGCGTTCGTCGCTGACGTAATGCGCGCCGAGCGTGAGGTTGTCGCGCAGGCTGCCGGCCAGCAGGGGCATGTCGTGGGAGACATAACCGATCTGGCTGCGCAGGTCGGCGACATCGATCTGCCGCAGATCCAGTCCGTCGAGCAGGATCTGCCCCTCGGTGGGCGTATGCAGGCCCATGATCAGACGCGCCAGCGTGCTCTTGCCCGAACCGCTGCGGCCGATGATCGCGACCCGCTCGCCGGGGGCGATGCGCAGGTTGATGCCACGCAGCGACGGCGTGTCCAAGCCGGGATAGGTGAAGTTGAGCTGCTGGATATCCAGCGCGCCCTTGAGGCGGGTGCGCTCCAGCGGCCGCTGCTTGTCCCTGCGCTCCTGCGGCAGGGCCATCAGCGCATCGGTGCTCTTCATGGTCAGCCGCGCCTGCTGCAGACGGGTGATCAGGCTGGCGATCTGCCCCAGCGGCGACAGCACGCGGCTGCCGAGCATGTAGCAGGCGACCAGCGCACCGACGCTGAGCTGGCCGGCGATGATCAGGTACACGCCGCCGACGATGGTCGCCATGCCGGCGAACTGCTGCAGGAACAGCGTGCCGTTGATCGCCACCGCCGACAGCAGGCGGGCATCGCTGTCCAGTCGGGTGAGCGCGCCGTGGGTGGCTTCCCAGCGGTGCTGGCGCTCGCTTTCGGCCCCGCAGGCTTTCAGGGTTTCCAGTCCGCCAAGGGTTTCCACCAGCAGCGCCTGACGTTCGGCCGCCAGCGTCAGGCTTCGGCGCACGGTGTCGCGCAGGCGCGTCTGGATGATGAAGGCAAACAGCGCGGTGATTGGGAAGGCGAGCAGCGGAATCACCACCAGCCAGCCGCCAATCAGACCAATCACCAGGATGATCAGCAGGGCGAAGGGCAGGTCGATCAGGCTCGTCAGCGTGACGGCGGTGAGGAAGTCACGCAGCCCCTGAAAGTCATGGATGCTCTGCGCGAAGCCGCCGACGGTGGCCGGTCGGGCGCTCATGTTCATGCCGGTGATGCGCTCGAACAGTGTGGCCGAGAGCACCATGTCGGTCTTCTTGCCGGCGGTATCCAGCAGATGCGCGCGTAGTACGCGCAGCAGCAGCTCGAACGAGGTGCCGATGAACAGGCCGATCGCCAGGACCCAGAGCGTGGCGGTGGCCTGGTTGGGCACCACGCGGTCGTAGGTCTGCATGACGAATAGCGGCACCATCAAGCCGAGCACGTTGATCAGCAGGGACGCCAGCATGGCGTCGGCATACAACCAGCGCGACAGCTTGAGCGTATCGCGAAACCACGCGTGCACTCGCGGCAGCAGCGGGTTGTGCGCTTCTTCGAGTTCATGTTGCGGGCGGGCGAAGAACGCGTAGCCGCCGTACTCGGCCTGCAGGGCGGCGATTTCGACCCATTCCTCGCCGCCGTCGGCCTCGCACGGCAGGATCAGCGCCTTGCCGTTGTCGCCCCACTTGCTGAGCACCGCGCTGGTGCCGTCACGCAGCAGCAACAGCACCGGCAGGTTGAGCGGATTGATTGCCGTCAGCTCGCGCTTGAGCACGCGCCCCTGCAACCCCGCGCGCGCCGCGGCGCGGGGTAGCAGGGCCGCCGACAGGCGCTGCTCGGGCATCGGCAAACCAGCGCTGAGGCTGGCGCGGCTGGCGACGCAACCGTGTTGCCGACACAGGATCAGCAGGCCGTCCAGCAACGGATCGTCATGACTGAGCCGCGGATCGGCCGAAGGTGCTACCCGCTCCATCGTGGTCAAGTTGCGTACTCCAGTCGAACAATCAGCGCAGATCGGGCAGTTGCGCCTCGCTTCTCACTTCCGTGAGCGCGGTGGCTTCGGTTGGAGCCACAACGTTCTTCATCCGCAACAGATCACCCATCGCGGCGACCACGCGGTACATCGAGTACTCCTCGGTGTAGCGCACGTCGGTGTAGCGACGGTTGGCGGTGAACAGTTCGTTTTCGCTGTCCAGCAGGTCGAGCAGCGTGCGCTGCCCGAGGCCGAATTGCTGCTGGTAGGCCTGGCGGACGTTGCTGGTGTAGTCGGCGTACTCGCGAGCCTTGGGCGTTTGCAGGCGGGCGTTTTCCATCGCGTTCCATGCCAGCGAGAGGTTCTCGTTCAACTGGCGCAGGGCGTTGTTGCGAATGTCCATGGCCTGGTTGATCTGGTGTGAGGTGGCACGCAGGCGGGCCTTATCGCGATTGCCGTTGAACAGGTTGTAGTTCATCACCACGGCGGCCCGCCACTTGTTGTAGTGGCCTTCCTCGCCGCTGATATTGTCGTTGGCCATCGTCGCCAGCTCGATATCGAAGCGCGGATAGAACGGCGACTTGGCGATCTCGTACTGCTTCTCCGCGGCCTGGACGTCGGCCTGTGCGGATTTCAGGTAGGGGTTGTTCTCGACCACCCGCTGCCTGGCTTCCAGCACATTGCCCGGCATCTCGCCACGCAGCGATGGCGGTGCTTCCAGCTCATCGGGGATACGGCCGACCACGCTGATGAAATTGGCTTCGGCGTCGGCGAGATTCACCTGCTCGGTGTACAGGTTGTTCTCGGCCAGCGCGCGACGGGCCTCGGACTGGTCGGAGTCGGCGCTGCTGCCGACGCCGCGCTGGCGACGCAGGCCGATCTGATCGTTGATTCGCTGGTGGGCTTTCAGGTTGTTCTCGGCCAGCGCAACCATCTCGCGACGCTTGAGCACATCCAGATAAACCTGAACGGTGCGCAGCGCCAGGCTTTCCGTCGTTCCCAGCACCTGGTAGGCGCGCGCGTTGACGACGGCCTCGGTGCGATCGACTTCGTTCGGCGTGTTGAAACCGTCGAACAGCATCTGCCGCAGACGCAGCTCCGCATTACGCGCATTGAGCGTTTCGGAGTGATTCCCGCCGATGCGTGTGCTCGGACTGTCGGTGTTCTCCCGGCCATATCCCAGCAGCATGTCGACGGTCGGCAGGTAGCCACCCTTGGCCATCTTCGCCTGTTCATCAGCCGTCAGCCGGCTGTTGATGTCCGCGCGTAGTTCGGGGTGATTGGTCAGCGTGCTCTGGATGGCTTCCGTGAGGTTCATGGCCTGCGACTCGGAACAGGCCATAGCAATCAGCATCGCGCTCCAGAGGGGGGTCAGTTTACGCATTTTTCGAGCCCTACCTGTTGAGTAAAAGAAGCAGATGATCGATTAGTTGAGGCTATCGATCGTTGTTTCGTTTTGTGATTAATTCCACATTGTTGTTTTTAGTATATGTGGAGCTAAATAAGGTTTGGTTATGAAAAATTTTCCTATAAAAAAACTTTTGATAGCGATTTGATATGCATCGTAGGCCCCGTAAACACGGGGCTGCATTGATTCATATCATTGTCTGGATTTCTTTGGGAGATAGCGTGAAAGCATGGAAACCGATGCTACGGTATTAATTGAATTCGTTTAAAACGAGGTAGTCGTCAATCTGCGTAAATGTTTCTGAAATAGTGATTATTAATTAATTGGTTCAAATTAAAAGCAGAACGCCACTATTGCGCTATTACGGTATGGCGTTCATCGCAGAGGCGATTCGGAGGGCAACATGGCCAAGTTGATCGGTACCGTCAGGCAGGTTGTGGGTGAGGCTTTCGCGGTCGGTG belongs to Pseudomonas phenolilytica and includes:
- a CDS encoding DMT family transporter, with the protein product MRAIDLFRLISLAAIWGASFLFMRVIAPVLGTFPTAFFRVVLATLGLLVILLAWRTRWDFRGKLGLCLLLGVINSGVPFALYALAAQLLPAGYSAIFNATTPLMGVLIGALFFAEELTLAKVVGVLCGLAGVMVLTRTGPVSFDADLLIGALACLGATACYGLGGFLTRRWINHHGGLGSELVAFGSQAGATLCLLPLFGVSLLQAPPASWGGGSVWLSLIGLGVVCTAFAYILYFRLLADIGPVKTLTVTFIIPPFGVFWGALLLGEPLSWAYVYGGALIALALWLVLKQAPAQPVPATDGRT
- the aceK gene encoding bifunctional isocitrate dehydrogenase kinase/phosphatase, with the translated sequence MEQQPATEIARQILLGFDDYREQFRLITEGARARFEQAQWQEAQQASAARIALYEQKVSETHRRLLARFPKEPLLQVEYWPQIKSAYIEQINPRFDDELSETWYNSIFCRLFSHDCISDGTMFIHTTRPSAQARQRVAQTRKYLPKGDLTGALEQILDDFAFAVPYADRAGDLARLQGQLCDSLPDWVCKDPELTIELFASVLYRNKGAYLIGRIFTRDEQWPLAIPLLHREGKGIVADALITDEAEVSIIFSFTRSYFMVEVPIPLEFIGFLKRILPGKHIAELYTSIGFYKQGKSEFYRALINHLAGTDDRFIMAPGVRGMVMSVFTLPGFNTVFKVIKDRFSPIKSVDRATVIEKYRLVKNVDRVGRMADTQEFADFRFPVSKFDPDCLAELLEVAPSTVQVQDDTVLVRHCWTERRMTPLNLYLENASEQQCIEVLEDYGLAIKQLAAANIFPGDMLLKNFGVTRHGRVVFYDYDEICFLTEVNFRHIPPPRYPEDEMASEPWYSVGPNDVFPEEFPRFLFTDPALRRLFARLHGNLYDADYWKGLQEAIRAGKVIDVFPYRRKGERY
- a CDS encoding PA1414 family protein: MKARLREMCWKLAVTLGLVEPPRMQPIPIRAERDPAAQRRR
- a CDS encoding glutathione S-transferase, whose product is MITVHHLEHSRSHRVLWLLEELELLYEVERYARDPKTMLAPPELKAVHPLGKSPVVTDGELTLAESAAILEYLLERYGNGRLMPPSGSAEHLRFRYWMHYAEGSAMPPLLLKLVFDRIAEGPLPFFVRPVARAIAKGAQSAFIGPQLKTHLDHMEAALEQSKWFAGDAFSAADIQMSFPLEAAQARAGLDASRPRLMDFLQRIRQRPAYQRATERGGPAQPQRQG
- a CDS encoding tRNA-uridine aminocarboxypropyltransferase, whose amino-acid sequence is MSRPRCPRCQRPLMQCLCALIPSLESRTQVLIVQHSSEAGHALNTARLAALGLRNAQLLVGEHFEEPCGDGRPTYLLFPGEDALELGSLAGRAEPVRLVVPDGTWRKARKLLHVNPWLAALPRVALPPGQPSRYRLRKAPAADALSTVEAVAFALNGLESTTRFEALLRPFDALIEGQIAAMGEEVYRRNHAR
- a CDS encoding HlyD family type I secretion periplasmic adaptor subunit — encoded protein: MRFFPWVYFPGAARTRQDAEFMPALQGAILEDSPWISRLTVWLVALLIAAALTWAHFAVLDEVTTGEGKAIPSSKVQTIQNLEGGIVAEIFVREGQVVNKGDMLLRLDDTRFLSNQEESEVERLALQAHVERLTAEAEGTPLVLSEAITRAQPQLAEDQMALYQSRQQRLQSEQSILREQLAQKQQEVAEFRSKQQQYRASLGLIQQELNMSSPLVAAGAVSEVEILRLRRSMVDVRGALDATTLALPRAEAAAKEIQSRIEQSELAFRADAFKELNETRTHLQKITATSVAIQDRVSRTSVVSPVHGVIKQLNVNTIGGVVQPGSNLLEIVPLEDNLLIEARVRPQDIAFLHPGQRAMVKFSAYDYTIYGGLKANLELISADTITDREGRSFYLIQVRTEKNVLGSPERPLVIIPGMVATVDIITGQKSVLDYMLKPVLKARYEALRER
- a CDS encoding type I secretion system permease/ATPase; translated protein: MERVAPSADPRLSHDDPLLDGLLILCRQHGCVASRASLSAGLPMPEQRLSAALLPRAAARAGLQGRVLKRELTAINPLNLPVLLLLRDGTSAVLSKWGDNGKALILPCEADGGEEWVEIAALQAEYGGYAFFARPQHELEEAHNPLLPRVHAWFRDTLKLSRWLYADAMLASLLINVLGLMVPLFVMQTYDRVVPNQATATLWVLAIGLFIGTSFELLLRVLRAHLLDTAGKKTDMVLSATLFERITGMNMSARPATVGGFAQSIHDFQGLRDFLTAVTLTSLIDLPFALLIILVIGLIGGWLVVIPLLAFPITALFAFIIQTRLRDTVRRSLTLAAERQALLVETLGGLETLKACGAESERQHRWEATHGALTRLDSDARLLSAVAINGTLFLQQFAGMATIVGGVYLIIAGQLSVGALVACYMLGSRVLSPLGQIASLITRLQQARLTMKSTDALMALPQERRDKQRPLERTRLKGALDIQQLNFTYPGLDTPSLRGINLRIAPGERVAIIGRSGSGKSTLARLIMGLHTPTEGQILLDGLDLRQIDVADLRSQIGYVSHDMPLLAGSLRDNLTLGAHYVSDERMLEVAQLTGAHELARQHPLGFDRPVGERGQLLSGGQRQMVLMARALLLDPPILLFDEPTSALDNSTEDTLRQHLQAWANGKTLLLITHRMSMLSLVERLVVLDHGRVVADGPKAAVIEALRKGHIGQASV
- a CDS encoding TolC family outer membrane protein, giving the protein MRKLTPLWSAMLIAMACSESQAMNLTEAIQSTLTNHPELRADINSRLTADEQAKMAKGGYLPTVDMLLGYGRENTDSPSTRIGGNHSETLNARNAELRLRQMLFDGFNTPNEVDRTEAVVNARAYQVLGTTESLALRTVQVYLDVLKRREMVALAENNLKAHQRINDQIGLRRQRGVGSSADSDQSEARRALAENNLYTEQVNLADAEANFISVVGRIPDELEAPPSLRGEMPGNVLEARQRVVENNPYLKSAQADVQAAEKQYEIAKSPFYPRFDIELATMANDNISGEEGHYNKWRAAVVMNYNLFNGNRDKARLRATSHQINQAMDIRNNALRQLNENLSLAWNAMENARLQTPKAREYADYTSNVRQAYQQQFGLGQRTLLDLLDSENELFTANRRYTDVRYTEEYSMYRVVAAMGDLLRMKNVVAPTEATALTEVRSEAQLPDLR